In the Carassius gibelio isolate Cgi1373 ecotype wild population from Czech Republic chromosome A2, carGib1.2-hapl.c, whole genome shotgun sequence genome, one interval contains:
- the smg7 gene encoding nonsense-mediated mRNA decay factor SMG7 isoform X3, translating to MNLCAQYLRQAEALKADMTDSKLGAAEVWTSRQALQDLYQKMLVTDLEYALDKKVEQDLWNHAFKNQITTLQSQAKNRANPNRSEVQANLSLFLEAASGFYTQLLQELCTVFNVDLPCRVKSSQLGIISNKQSSTSAIVKPQPSSCSYICQHCLVHLGDIARYRNQTSQAESYYRHAAQLVPSNGQPYNQLAILASSKGDHLTTIFYYCRSIAVKFPFPAASTNLQKALSKALESRDEVKTKWSVSDFIKAFIKFHGHVYLCKSLDKLNTLREKLEEQFQRLILQKAFSSQQLVHITVINLFELHHLRDFSNEADEHSYSSDEQISWIQLLGLFMSFLGVMLSRALLNKNREEIMGECPLPAIKVSLDWLRLRPSVFNESALDKQQYIWPWLVSILNSFQPKEEDVSNVSVIPLPEEFELQGFLALRPALRMLDFSKGHQSIVVGKESLLIHSRHQRLISVGKWVADNQPRLIQCRISDGLLLFITDIPEMVVEEPQEKDSPVLQESSNGEQTPNDSTQGLKSVLSAGKNQNSGLDGSERPVVTFKENIKPREQSREPIQNQRDAGKDRAGFNKGNGIQGKNEQKKEGKRKSEVKKNSHDKTTEVGKQVKTQTEMRKTPVSEARKTPVTQTQTTCSSQFIPIHHPGAFPPLPSRPGFPPPAYVIPPPVAFSLSPGFTFPTGVSVPAPFLQTASHPQSANPVQTGKPSHIPYSQQRPSGPGALNQGPPQPSPTQQSQQALQQSVQLQVQQQQQQQQQSPTKQSSQLGKSPPHHHSMQQSYMQVPEQPGQMWNQHQTQPTMQKMPMQIPVKQPFFMPSQDPMKLFEHPMSMQPPQPSMDKKMKFPEVKMQDFYWEPSYHMGGEGRSGMGDRMSKRQPGVFCPDQENMPRGPPYELPNQSRLDSGADVIGQSSLLPRFSIQENSYQNSIFSEAYGKNMAPVSKPDIPMMHQEPSLYSLFEGNPWSPSIPASSDHSTPASQSPHSSNPSSLPSSPPTHSHGSLPFSNFGPIGTPDSRDRRGTDRWKAEKTGVSGFGLDYLPSASSSSVTDTNSWHQGAQTSSWAAQDMPMEDSSTVLLDSFKSIWSSSMMQPGPSALEQLLMQQKQKQQRGHGNMNPPH from the exons ATGAACCTCTGCGCCCAATACTTACG GCAGGCAGAGGCCCTGAAGGCTGACATGACAG ATTCAAAGCTTGGTGCCGCAGAGGTCTGGACGTCAAGGCAGGCTCTTCAGGACTTGTACCAGAAAATGCTGGTTACAGACCTGGAGTATGCCCTGGACAAGAAAGTGGAACAAGATCT CTGGAACCATGCTTTTAAGAATCAAATAACCACACTACAGAGTCAAGCTAAGAACAGGGCCAATCCCAATCGAAGTGAAGTTCAGGCCAATCTCTCCCTGTTTCTTGAGGCAGCTAGTGGATTCTACACACAA CTGTTGCAGGAGCTGTGCACGGTGTTTAATGTGGACTTGCCTTGCCGTGTGAAGTCATCTCAGCTTGGCATCATCAGCAATAAACAGAGCAGCACCAGTGCCATAGTGAAGCCCCAACCCAGCTCCTGTTCCTACATCTGCCAGCACTGTCTTGTCCATCTTGGAGACATTG CACGTTATCGGAACCAAACCAGCCAGGCTGAGTCGTACTACAGACATGCAGCTCAACTTGTTCCCTCAAATG GTCAACCTTACAATCAGCTGGCCATCCTGGCTTCCTCTAAAGGAGACCACCTCACAACAATCTTCTACTACTGCAGAAGCATTGCTGTCAAATTTCCCTTTCCAGCTGCCTCCACCAACCTACAGAAAGCTCTTTCCAAGGCCCTAGAAAG CCGGGATGAGGTCAAAACAAAATGGAGCGTGTCTGATTTTATTAAGGCCTTCATCAAGTTCCACGGCCATGTTTATCTCTGCAAAAGCCTGGATAAGTTGAACACCCTGAGAGAGAAACTAGAGGAGCAGTTCCAG AGGCTGATTTTGCAGAAAGCCTTCAGCTCCCAGCAGCTGGTCCACATCACAGTGATAAACCTGTTTGAACTGCACCACCTCCGAGACTTCAGCAATGAGGCAGATGAGCACAGCTACAGCTCGGATGAGCAGATCAGCTGGATTCAGCTCCTCGGCCTCTTCA TGTCTTTCCTGGGTGTGATGCTAAGCCGAGCTTTACTCAATAAGAACCGAGAGGAGATCATGGGGGAGTGCCCTCTTCCTGCCATCAAAGTGTCTCTGGACTGGCTGAGGCTTCGACCCAGTGTGTTTAATGAAAGTGCTCTGGACAAACAACAGTA CATCTGGCCATGGCTGGTGTCCATTCTGAACAGCTTTCAGCCTAAGGAGGAGGATGTGTCAAATGTGTCAG TGATTCCACTTCCCGAGGAGTTTGAACTGCAGGGCTTTCTAGCCCTTCGGCCTGCTCTGCG AATGCTGGACTTCTCTAAAGGGCATCAGAGTATCGTGGTTGGCAAAGAGAGCCTGTTAATTCATTCCCGACACCAGAGACTCATCAGCGTAGGCAAGTGGGTGGCTGACAACCAACCACG GTTGATCCAGTGTCGCATAAGTGATGGCCTTCTGCTCTTCATCACTGATATCCCTGAGATGGTAGTGGAAGAGCCACAGGAAAAAGACTCGCCTGTCCTCCAGGAGTCCTCTAATGGTGAGCAGACCCCGAACGACAGCACCCAGGGCCTGAAGTCGGTCCTCTCGGCGGGAAAGAATCAGAACAGTGGGCTGGATGGCAGTGAGAGACCTGTGGTCACCTTCAAAGAGAACATCAAACCTCGAGAGCAGAGTAGAGAACCGATCCAGAACCAGAGGGATGCAGGGAAGGACAGAGCTGGATTTAATAAAGGAAATGGAATACAAGGGAAGAACGAGCAGAAGAAAGAGGGCAAGAGAAAGAGCGAGGTGAAGAAAAACAGTCATGATAAAACAACAGAGGTTGGGAAACAG GTGAAGACTCAGACTGAGATGAGGAAGACTCCAGTGTCTGAGGCGAGGAAGACTCCAGTCACACAGACTCAAACAACATGCTCTTCACAGTTTATCCCCATCCATCACCCAGGAGCTTTCCCCCCTCTTCCCAGCAGACCAG gtTTCCCCCCACCAGCATATGTGATCCCTCCTCCTGTGGCATTCTCCCTGAGCCCAGGGTTTACCTTCCCAACAGGTGTATCCGTACCcgcacccttcctccagactgcTTCCCACCCTCAATCTGCCAATCCGGTCCAGACGGGCAAACCCTCACACATTCCCTACAGCCAGCAGAGACCCTCGGGTCCTGGAGCCCTAAACCAAGGCCCTCCACAGCCTTCCCCTACACAGCAATCCCAGCAGGCCTTGCAACAATCTGTACAGCTTCaagtacaacaacaacaacagcagcagcagcagtcgcCCACAAAGCAGAGCTCCCAGCTTGGAAAAAGTCCACCACATCATCACAGCATGCAACAG TCTTACATGCAGGTGCCTGAACAGCCTGGTCAAATGTGGAACCAGCACCAAACTCAGCCCACCATGCAGAAGATGCCCATGCAGATTCCAGTCAAACAGCCTTTCTTCATGCCCAGCCAGGACCCAATGAAACTCTTTGAGCACCCCATGAGCATGCAGCCTCCTCAGCCCAGCATGGACAAGAAGATGAAGTTTCCAGAGGTCAAAATGCAAGATTTCTACTGGGAGCCTTCTTACCATATGGGAGGAGAGGGCAGGAGTGGAATGGGGGACAGGATGAGCAAACGTCAGCCTGGAGTCTTCTGCCCTGACCAGGAGAACATGCCCAGAGGCCCTCCATATGAA ctgCCAAATCAGTCCCGACTAGACAGTGGAGCTGATGTGATTGGTCAATCCTCTCTTCTCCCCCGATTTTCCATTCAG gAGAACTCCTACCAGAACAGCATTTTTAGCGAAGCCTATGGTAAAAATATGGCTCCTGTGTCTAAGCCGGACATACCCATGATGCACCAGGAGCCTTCACTCTACTCCCTGTTTGAAGGAAATCCATGGTCCCCTTCCATTCCTGCTAGCTCAG ATCATTCTACACCAGCCAGTCAGTCCCCTCACTCTTCCAACCCAAGCAGCCTGCCTTCCTCCCCTCCCACCCACAGCCATGGCTCTCTGCCCTTTTCCAACTTCGGCCCCATTGGGACGCCAGACAGCAGAGACCGCCGTGGTACCGATCGCTGGAAGGCTGAGAAAACTG GTGTGAGCGGCTTTGGGTTGGACTACCTGCCTTCTGCCTCGTCCTCCTCTGTGACCGATACCAACAGCTGGCACCAGGGGGCGCAAACCAGCAGCTGGGCAGCCCAGGACATGCCAATGGAGGACTCCTCCACTGTCCTCCTTGACAGTTTCAAG TCAATCTGGTCGAGCTCTATGATGCAGCCCGGTCCGTCTGCTCTGGAGCAGCTCCTGATGCAGCAGAAACAGAAGCAGCAGCGCGGTCATGGCAACATGAACCCGCCACACTGA
- the smg7 gene encoding nonsense-mediated mRNA decay factor SMG7 isoform X1 gives MNLCAQYLRQAEALKADMTDSKLGAAEVWTSRQALQDLYQKMLVTDLEYALDKKVEQDLWNHAFKNQITTLQSQAKNRANPNRSEVQANLSLFLEAASGFYTQLLQELCTVFNVDLPCRVKSSQLGIISNKQSSTSAIVKPQPSSCSYICQHCLVHLGDIARYRNQTSQAESYYRHAAQLVPSNGQPYNQLAILASSKGDHLTTIFYYCRSIAVKFPFPAASTNLQKALSKALESRDEVKTKWSVSDFIKAFIKFHGHVYLCKSLDKLNTLREKLEEQFQRLILQKAFSSQQLVHITVINLFELHHLRDFSNEADEHSYSSDEQISWIQLLGLFMSFLGVMLSRALLNKNREEIMGECPLPAIKVSLDWLRLRPSVFNESALDKQQYIWPWLVSILNSFQPKEEDVSNVSVIPLPEEFELQGFLALRPALRMLDFSKGHQSIVVGKESLLIHSRHQRLISVGKWVADNQPRLIQCRISDGLLLFITDIPEMVVEEPQEKDSPVLQESSNGEQTPNDSTQGLKSVLSAGKNQNSGLDGSERPVVTFKENIKPREQSREPIQNQRDAGKDRAGFNKGNGIQGKNEQKKEGKRKSEVKKNSHDKTTEVGKQVKTQTEMRKTPVSEARKTPVTQTQTTCSSQFIPIHHPGAFPPLPSRPGFPPPAYVIPPPVAFSLSPGFTFPTGVSVPAPFLQTASHPQSANPVQTGKPSHIPYSQQRPSGPGALNQGPPQPSPTQQSQQALQQSVQLQVQQQQQQQQQSPTKQSSQLGKSPPHHHSMQQSYMQVPEQPGQMWNQHQTQPTMQKMPMQIPVKQPFFMPSQDPMKLFEHPMSMQPPQPSMDKKMKFPEVKMQDFYWEPSYHMGGEGRSGMGDRMSKRQPGVFCPDQENMPRGPPYEDNKSSPLLPPDLLKTLADFEEEEELLFTKPHDFYQALAGPLNSAPGRNMFLPNQSRLDSGADVIGQSSLLPRFSIQENSYQNSIFSEAYGKNMAPVSKPDIPMMHQEPSLYSLFEGNPWSPSIPASSDHSTPASQSPHSSNPSSLPSSPPTHSHGSLPFSNFGPIGTPDSRDRRGTDRWKAEKTGVSGFGLDYLPSASSSSVTDTNSWHQGAQTSSWAAQDMPMEDSSTVLLDSFKSIWSSSMMQPGPSALEQLLMQQKQKQQRGHGNMNPPH, from the exons ATGAACCTCTGCGCCCAATACTTACG GCAGGCAGAGGCCCTGAAGGCTGACATGACAG ATTCAAAGCTTGGTGCCGCAGAGGTCTGGACGTCAAGGCAGGCTCTTCAGGACTTGTACCAGAAAATGCTGGTTACAGACCTGGAGTATGCCCTGGACAAGAAAGTGGAACAAGATCT CTGGAACCATGCTTTTAAGAATCAAATAACCACACTACAGAGTCAAGCTAAGAACAGGGCCAATCCCAATCGAAGTGAAGTTCAGGCCAATCTCTCCCTGTTTCTTGAGGCAGCTAGTGGATTCTACACACAA CTGTTGCAGGAGCTGTGCACGGTGTTTAATGTGGACTTGCCTTGCCGTGTGAAGTCATCTCAGCTTGGCATCATCAGCAATAAACAGAGCAGCACCAGTGCCATAGTGAAGCCCCAACCCAGCTCCTGTTCCTACATCTGCCAGCACTGTCTTGTCCATCTTGGAGACATTG CACGTTATCGGAACCAAACCAGCCAGGCTGAGTCGTACTACAGACATGCAGCTCAACTTGTTCCCTCAAATG GTCAACCTTACAATCAGCTGGCCATCCTGGCTTCCTCTAAAGGAGACCACCTCACAACAATCTTCTACTACTGCAGAAGCATTGCTGTCAAATTTCCCTTTCCAGCTGCCTCCACCAACCTACAGAAAGCTCTTTCCAAGGCCCTAGAAAG CCGGGATGAGGTCAAAACAAAATGGAGCGTGTCTGATTTTATTAAGGCCTTCATCAAGTTCCACGGCCATGTTTATCTCTGCAAAAGCCTGGATAAGTTGAACACCCTGAGAGAGAAACTAGAGGAGCAGTTCCAG AGGCTGATTTTGCAGAAAGCCTTCAGCTCCCAGCAGCTGGTCCACATCACAGTGATAAACCTGTTTGAACTGCACCACCTCCGAGACTTCAGCAATGAGGCAGATGAGCACAGCTACAGCTCGGATGAGCAGATCAGCTGGATTCAGCTCCTCGGCCTCTTCA TGTCTTTCCTGGGTGTGATGCTAAGCCGAGCTTTACTCAATAAGAACCGAGAGGAGATCATGGGGGAGTGCCCTCTTCCTGCCATCAAAGTGTCTCTGGACTGGCTGAGGCTTCGACCCAGTGTGTTTAATGAAAGTGCTCTGGACAAACAACAGTA CATCTGGCCATGGCTGGTGTCCATTCTGAACAGCTTTCAGCCTAAGGAGGAGGATGTGTCAAATGTGTCAG TGATTCCACTTCCCGAGGAGTTTGAACTGCAGGGCTTTCTAGCCCTTCGGCCTGCTCTGCG AATGCTGGACTTCTCTAAAGGGCATCAGAGTATCGTGGTTGGCAAAGAGAGCCTGTTAATTCATTCCCGACACCAGAGACTCATCAGCGTAGGCAAGTGGGTGGCTGACAACCAACCACG GTTGATCCAGTGTCGCATAAGTGATGGCCTTCTGCTCTTCATCACTGATATCCCTGAGATGGTAGTGGAAGAGCCACAGGAAAAAGACTCGCCTGTCCTCCAGGAGTCCTCTAATGGTGAGCAGACCCCGAACGACAGCACCCAGGGCCTGAAGTCGGTCCTCTCGGCGGGAAAGAATCAGAACAGTGGGCTGGATGGCAGTGAGAGACCTGTGGTCACCTTCAAAGAGAACATCAAACCTCGAGAGCAGAGTAGAGAACCGATCCAGAACCAGAGGGATGCAGGGAAGGACAGAGCTGGATTTAATAAAGGAAATGGAATACAAGGGAAGAACGAGCAGAAGAAAGAGGGCAAGAGAAAGAGCGAGGTGAAGAAAAACAGTCATGATAAAACAACAGAGGTTGGGAAACAG GTGAAGACTCAGACTGAGATGAGGAAGACTCCAGTGTCTGAGGCGAGGAAGACTCCAGTCACACAGACTCAAACAACATGCTCTTCACAGTTTATCCCCATCCATCACCCAGGAGCTTTCCCCCCTCTTCCCAGCAGACCAG gtTTCCCCCCACCAGCATATGTGATCCCTCCTCCTGTGGCATTCTCCCTGAGCCCAGGGTTTACCTTCCCAACAGGTGTATCCGTACCcgcacccttcctccagactgcTTCCCACCCTCAATCTGCCAATCCGGTCCAGACGGGCAAACCCTCACACATTCCCTACAGCCAGCAGAGACCCTCGGGTCCTGGAGCCCTAAACCAAGGCCCTCCACAGCCTTCCCCTACACAGCAATCCCAGCAGGCCTTGCAACAATCTGTACAGCTTCaagtacaacaacaacaacagcagcagcagcagtcgcCCACAAAGCAGAGCTCCCAGCTTGGAAAAAGTCCACCACATCATCACAGCATGCAACAG TCTTACATGCAGGTGCCTGAACAGCCTGGTCAAATGTGGAACCAGCACCAAACTCAGCCCACCATGCAGAAGATGCCCATGCAGATTCCAGTCAAACAGCCTTTCTTCATGCCCAGCCAGGACCCAATGAAACTCTTTGAGCACCCCATGAGCATGCAGCCTCCTCAGCCCAGCATGGACAAGAAGATGAAGTTTCCAGAGGTCAAAATGCAAGATTTCTACTGGGAGCCTTCTTACCATATGGGAGGAGAGGGCAGGAGTGGAATGGGGGACAGGATGAGCAAACGTCAGCCTGGAGTCTTCTGCCCTGACCAGGAGAACATGCCCAGAGGCCCTCCATATGAA GACAACAAGAGCTCCCCTCTTCTGCCCCCAGACCTGTTAAAGACTCTGGCGGActttgaggaggaggaggagctgcTCTTTACTAAACCTCATGATTTCTACCAGGCCTTGGCTGGCCCTCTTAATTCTGCTCCTGGAAGGAACATGTTT ctgCCAAATCAGTCCCGACTAGACAGTGGAGCTGATGTGATTGGTCAATCCTCTCTTCTCCCCCGATTTTCCATTCAG gAGAACTCCTACCAGAACAGCATTTTTAGCGAAGCCTATGGTAAAAATATGGCTCCTGTGTCTAAGCCGGACATACCCATGATGCACCAGGAGCCTTCACTCTACTCCCTGTTTGAAGGAAATCCATGGTCCCCTTCCATTCCTGCTAGCTCAG ATCATTCTACACCAGCCAGTCAGTCCCCTCACTCTTCCAACCCAAGCAGCCTGCCTTCCTCCCCTCCCACCCACAGCCATGGCTCTCTGCCCTTTTCCAACTTCGGCCCCATTGGGACGCCAGACAGCAGAGACCGCCGTGGTACCGATCGCTGGAAGGCTGAGAAAACTG GTGTGAGCGGCTTTGGGTTGGACTACCTGCCTTCTGCCTCGTCCTCCTCTGTGACCGATACCAACAGCTGGCACCAGGGGGCGCAAACCAGCAGCTGGGCAGCCCAGGACATGCCAATGGAGGACTCCTCCACTGTCCTCCTTGACAGTTTCAAG TCAATCTGGTCGAGCTCTATGATGCAGCCCGGTCCGTCTGCTCTGGAGCAGCTCCTGATGCAGCAGAAACAGAAGCAGCAGCGCGGTCATGGCAACATGAACCCGCCACACTGA
- the smg7 gene encoding nonsense-mediated mRNA decay factor SMG7 isoform X2: MNLCAQYLRQAEALKADMTDSKLGAAEVWTSRQALQDLYQKMLVTDLEYALDKKVEQDLWNHAFKNQITTLQSQAKNRANPNRSEVQANLSLFLEAASGFYTQLLQELCTVFNVDLPCRVKSSQLGIISNKQSSTSAIVKPQPSSCSYICQHCLVHLGDIARYRNQTSQAESYYRHAAQLVPSNGQPYNQLAILASSKGDHLTTIFYYCRSIAVKFPFPAASTNLQKALSKALESRDEVKTKWSVSDFIKAFIKFHGHVYLCKSLDKLNTLREKLEEQFQRLILQKAFSSQQLVHITVINLFELHHLRDFSNEADEHSYSSDEQISWIQLLGLFMSFLGVMLSRALLNKNREEIMGECPLPAIKVSLDWLRLRPSVFNESALDKQQYIWPWLVSILNSFQPKEEDVSNVSVIPLPEEFELQGFLALRPALRMLDFSKGHQSIVVGKESLLIHSRHQRLISVGKWVADNQPRLIQCRISDGLLLFITDIPEMVVEEPQEKDSPVLQESSNGEQTPNDSTQGLKSVLSAGKNQNSGLDGSERPVVTFKENIKPREQSREPIQNQRDAGKDRAGFNKGNGIQGKNEQKKEGKRKSEVKKNSHDKTTEVGKQTQTEMRKTPVSEARKTPVTQTQTTCSSQFIPIHHPGAFPPLPSRPGFPPPAYVIPPPVAFSLSPGFTFPTGVSVPAPFLQTASHPQSANPVQTGKPSHIPYSQQRPSGPGALNQGPPQPSPTQQSQQALQQSVQLQVQQQQQQQQQSPTKQSSQLGKSPPHHHSMQQSYMQVPEQPGQMWNQHQTQPTMQKMPMQIPVKQPFFMPSQDPMKLFEHPMSMQPPQPSMDKKMKFPEVKMQDFYWEPSYHMGGEGRSGMGDRMSKRQPGVFCPDQENMPRGPPYEDNKSSPLLPPDLLKTLADFEEEEELLFTKPHDFYQALAGPLNSAPGRNMFLPNQSRLDSGADVIGQSSLLPRFSIQENSYQNSIFSEAYGKNMAPVSKPDIPMMHQEPSLYSLFEGNPWSPSIPASSDHSTPASQSPHSSNPSSLPSSPPTHSHGSLPFSNFGPIGTPDSRDRRGTDRWKAEKTGVSGFGLDYLPSASSSSVTDTNSWHQGAQTSSWAAQDMPMEDSSTVLLDSFKSIWSSSMMQPGPSALEQLLMQQKQKQQRGHGNMNPPH, from the exons ATGAACCTCTGCGCCCAATACTTACG GCAGGCAGAGGCCCTGAAGGCTGACATGACAG ATTCAAAGCTTGGTGCCGCAGAGGTCTGGACGTCAAGGCAGGCTCTTCAGGACTTGTACCAGAAAATGCTGGTTACAGACCTGGAGTATGCCCTGGACAAGAAAGTGGAACAAGATCT CTGGAACCATGCTTTTAAGAATCAAATAACCACACTACAGAGTCAAGCTAAGAACAGGGCCAATCCCAATCGAAGTGAAGTTCAGGCCAATCTCTCCCTGTTTCTTGAGGCAGCTAGTGGATTCTACACACAA CTGTTGCAGGAGCTGTGCACGGTGTTTAATGTGGACTTGCCTTGCCGTGTGAAGTCATCTCAGCTTGGCATCATCAGCAATAAACAGAGCAGCACCAGTGCCATAGTGAAGCCCCAACCCAGCTCCTGTTCCTACATCTGCCAGCACTGTCTTGTCCATCTTGGAGACATTG CACGTTATCGGAACCAAACCAGCCAGGCTGAGTCGTACTACAGACATGCAGCTCAACTTGTTCCCTCAAATG GTCAACCTTACAATCAGCTGGCCATCCTGGCTTCCTCTAAAGGAGACCACCTCACAACAATCTTCTACTACTGCAGAAGCATTGCTGTCAAATTTCCCTTTCCAGCTGCCTCCACCAACCTACAGAAAGCTCTTTCCAAGGCCCTAGAAAG CCGGGATGAGGTCAAAACAAAATGGAGCGTGTCTGATTTTATTAAGGCCTTCATCAAGTTCCACGGCCATGTTTATCTCTGCAAAAGCCTGGATAAGTTGAACACCCTGAGAGAGAAACTAGAGGAGCAGTTCCAG AGGCTGATTTTGCAGAAAGCCTTCAGCTCCCAGCAGCTGGTCCACATCACAGTGATAAACCTGTTTGAACTGCACCACCTCCGAGACTTCAGCAATGAGGCAGATGAGCACAGCTACAGCTCGGATGAGCAGATCAGCTGGATTCAGCTCCTCGGCCTCTTCA TGTCTTTCCTGGGTGTGATGCTAAGCCGAGCTTTACTCAATAAGAACCGAGAGGAGATCATGGGGGAGTGCCCTCTTCCTGCCATCAAAGTGTCTCTGGACTGGCTGAGGCTTCGACCCAGTGTGTTTAATGAAAGTGCTCTGGACAAACAACAGTA CATCTGGCCATGGCTGGTGTCCATTCTGAACAGCTTTCAGCCTAAGGAGGAGGATGTGTCAAATGTGTCAG TGATTCCACTTCCCGAGGAGTTTGAACTGCAGGGCTTTCTAGCCCTTCGGCCTGCTCTGCG AATGCTGGACTTCTCTAAAGGGCATCAGAGTATCGTGGTTGGCAAAGAGAGCCTGTTAATTCATTCCCGACACCAGAGACTCATCAGCGTAGGCAAGTGGGTGGCTGACAACCAACCACG GTTGATCCAGTGTCGCATAAGTGATGGCCTTCTGCTCTTCATCACTGATATCCCTGAGATGGTAGTGGAAGAGCCACAGGAAAAAGACTCGCCTGTCCTCCAGGAGTCCTCTAATGGTGAGCAGACCCCGAACGACAGCACCCAGGGCCTGAAGTCGGTCCTCTCGGCGGGAAAGAATCAGAACAGTGGGCTGGATGGCAGTGAGAGACCTGTGGTCACCTTCAAAGAGAACATCAAACCTCGAGAGCAGAGTAGAGAACCGATCCAGAACCAGAGGGATGCAGGGAAGGACAGAGCTGGATTTAATAAAGGAAATGGAATACAAGGGAAGAACGAGCAGAAGAAAGAGGGCAAGAGAAAGAGCGAGGTGAAGAAAAACAGTCATGATAAAACAACAGAGGTTGGGAAACAG ACTCAGACTGAGATGAGGAAGACTCCAGTGTCTGAGGCGAGGAAGACTCCAGTCACACAGACTCAAACAACATGCTCTTCACAGTTTATCCCCATCCATCACCCAGGAGCTTTCCCCCCTCTTCCCAGCAGACCAG gtTTCCCCCCACCAGCATATGTGATCCCTCCTCCTGTGGCATTCTCCCTGAGCCCAGGGTTTACCTTCCCAACAGGTGTATCCGTACCcgcacccttcctccagactgcTTCCCACCCTCAATCTGCCAATCCGGTCCAGACGGGCAAACCCTCACACATTCCCTACAGCCAGCAGAGACCCTCGGGTCCTGGAGCCCTAAACCAAGGCCCTCCACAGCCTTCCCCTACACAGCAATCCCAGCAGGCCTTGCAACAATCTGTACAGCTTCaagtacaacaacaacaacagcagcagcagcagtcgcCCACAAAGCAGAGCTCCCAGCTTGGAAAAAGTCCACCACATCATCACAGCATGCAACAG TCTTACATGCAGGTGCCTGAACAGCCTGGTCAAATGTGGAACCAGCACCAAACTCAGCCCACCATGCAGAAGATGCCCATGCAGATTCCAGTCAAACAGCCTTTCTTCATGCCCAGCCAGGACCCAATGAAACTCTTTGAGCACCCCATGAGCATGCAGCCTCCTCAGCCCAGCATGGACAAGAAGATGAAGTTTCCAGAGGTCAAAATGCAAGATTTCTACTGGGAGCCTTCTTACCATATGGGAGGAGAGGGCAGGAGTGGAATGGGGGACAGGATGAGCAAACGTCAGCCTGGAGTCTTCTGCCCTGACCAGGAGAACATGCCCAGAGGCCCTCCATATGAA GACAACAAGAGCTCCCCTCTTCTGCCCCCAGACCTGTTAAAGACTCTGGCGGActttgaggaggaggaggagctgcTCTTTACTAAACCTCATGATTTCTACCAGGCCTTGGCTGGCCCTCTTAATTCTGCTCCTGGAAGGAACATGTTT ctgCCAAATCAGTCCCGACTAGACAGTGGAGCTGATGTGATTGGTCAATCCTCTCTTCTCCCCCGATTTTCCATTCAG gAGAACTCCTACCAGAACAGCATTTTTAGCGAAGCCTATGGTAAAAATATGGCTCCTGTGTCTAAGCCGGACATACCCATGATGCACCAGGAGCCTTCACTCTACTCCCTGTTTGAAGGAAATCCATGGTCCCCTTCCATTCCTGCTAGCTCAG ATCATTCTACACCAGCCAGTCAGTCCCCTCACTCTTCCAACCCAAGCAGCCTGCCTTCCTCCCCTCCCACCCACAGCCATGGCTCTCTGCCCTTTTCCAACTTCGGCCCCATTGGGACGCCAGACAGCAGAGACCGCCGTGGTACCGATCGCTGGAAGGCTGAGAAAACTG GTGTGAGCGGCTTTGGGTTGGACTACCTGCCTTCTGCCTCGTCCTCCTCTGTGACCGATACCAACAGCTGGCACCAGGGGGCGCAAACCAGCAGCTGGGCAGCCCAGGACATGCCAATGGAGGACTCCTCCACTGTCCTCCTTGACAGTTTCAAG TCAATCTGGTCGAGCTCTATGATGCAGCCCGGTCCGTCTGCTCTGGAGCAGCTCCTGATGCAGCAGAAACAGAAGCAGCAGCGCGGTCATGGCAACATGAACCCGCCACACTGA